Proteins encoded by one window of Paenibacillus urinalis:
- a CDS encoding ABC transporter substrate-binding protein — translation MNLFSRHRKPQVKRHHLALLVLLCSAVLLSGCQLQALAESNDNEITVWSFTDEAGYAIEKFEEKYPDIKVNFVNIPGNFYITKLKSALQTSSKAPDVFMIENANIRELIDVPYLQNLSEAPYDADTLLPEQYPFVQANEKDSEGNVRAIGYQATPGAIYYRRDLAKEYLGTDDPEEVSKQIDTWDKIFEIGERVQQESGNQVHALANWNAISNSYDGIPWVQDGKFVMDDTYLEILDLVREARERKVLAEYEEGSAGSAASMQKGTVMFYPAATWGLQYTFKANAPDTSGLWGLAKGPTGFSSGGTYIAMYSNSDKKDLAWKFIEFYNFDHEFLSQLAQEQDYFTSNMIVNDQLAETVTSDYLGGQKHFEFFSEAAKDVPVYKRTKYDTVINSDIFKNVLQLYLNNDIQTKEEAVERIKRDVKLRFPELEGLE, via the coding sequence ATGAATCTATTTTCTCGTCACCGGAAGCCGCAGGTTAAACGCCATCATCTAGCGCTGCTTGTACTGCTATGCTCAGCCGTATTGCTGTCAGGCTGTCAGCTCCAGGCCTTGGCCGAATCTAATGATAACGAGATCACGGTGTGGAGCTTCACGGATGAAGCCGGCTATGCGATTGAGAAGTTCGAGGAGAAGTACCCGGACATTAAGGTCAATTTTGTCAACATTCCGGGCAATTTCTATATCACCAAGCTGAAGTCGGCACTGCAGACCAGCTCCAAGGCACCAGATGTCTTTATGATTGAAAACGCTAACATACGAGAGCTGATTGATGTGCCTTACCTGCAAAATCTGTCAGAGGCACCTTACGATGCGGACACACTGCTTCCTGAGCAGTATCCTTTTGTCCAGGCCAATGAGAAAGACAGTGAAGGGAATGTTAGAGCGATTGGCTATCAGGCAACTCCGGGCGCTATCTATTACCGGCGGGATCTGGCGAAGGAATACTTGGGGACAGATGATCCCGAAGAGGTCAGCAAGCAAATTGACACCTGGGACAAAATCTTTGAGATTGGTGAACGAGTACAGCAGGAGAGTGGCAACCAAGTCCATGCTCTGGCGAACTGGAACGCGATTTCGAACTCTTATGATGGAATACCTTGGGTGCAAGACGGCAAGTTTGTCATGGATGATACGTATTTAGAGATTCTGGATCTCGTTAGAGAAGCGAGAGAACGTAAAGTGCTTGCGGAATATGAAGAAGGAAGTGCAGGCTCCGCTGCCTCCATGCAGAAGGGGACAGTTATGTTTTACCCAGCAGCCACCTGGGGGCTTCAATACACCTTTAAGGCCAATGCTCCGGACACTTCTGGCCTGTGGGGGCTCGCTAAAGGACCAACAGGATTCAGCTCGGGTGGAACCTATATTGCCATGTACAGCAATAGTGACAAGAAGGATCTGGCCTGGAAGTTTATTGAGTTTTATAACTTTGACCACGAATTTCTGTCTCAGCTGGCACAGGAACAAGACTACTTTACGAGCAACATGATCGTGAATGATCAGCTGGCAGAGACAGTAACGTCGGATTATCTTGGCGGGCAGAAGCATTTTGAGTTCTTCTCAGAGGCAGCGAAAGACGTTCCTGTCTATAAAAGAACGAAATATGACACGGTGATCAACAGTGATATATTCAAAAACGTCCTTCAGCTGTATCTGAACAACGACATTCAAACGAAGGAGGAAGCCGTAGAGAGAATTAAACGCGACGTCAAATTGAGATTTCCAGAGCTCGAAGGATTGGAGTGA
- a CDS encoding carbohydrate ABC transporter permease — MFAKSIRKDHYGYYFIAPFFIIFLIFGLYPILYSLYISFTNWDGITTPEFVGLGNYVAVVQDPLFWKTLFNTLFIWGISVVPQLTVSLVLAFILNDKLLKGRDFFRAVYFFPNIVTAASLGLLVSLIFDWQSGGLNHFLVQVGLIENPINWKNDPWFMRLIVSAILFFQYFGYSMVIYLAGLQGIDPSLQEAAQIDGAEKKHIFLHIIVPMLRPIILFQIITSIIGGIQIFDQPFTLTNGTGGPDRAAMTSIMYLYNVAFQSTRFGYGAAIAFCLFVIIILLSVASFVMTKRKSSS, encoded by the coding sequence ATGTTTGCTAAGTCCATACGCAAAGACCACTATGGTTATTATTTTATTGCTCCGTTTTTCATCATTTTTCTCATCTTTGGACTTTATCCGATTCTGTACAGCTTATACATCAGTTTTACCAACTGGGACGGAATTACGACGCCGGAGTTCGTAGGTCTTGGCAATTACGTGGCCGTCGTGCAGGATCCGCTCTTTTGGAAGACACTGTTTAATACCTTATTCATATGGGGAATATCGGTAGTTCCTCAGCTGACCGTTTCGCTGGTATTGGCTTTTATTCTAAATGACAAGCTTCTCAAAGGAAGAGATTTTTTTAGGGCCGTATACTTCTTTCCGAACATCGTCACTGCTGCTTCCTTAGGTTTGCTGGTGAGCTTGATCTTCGATTGGCAGTCTGGGGGACTCAATCACTTTCTTGTCCAGGTGGGTCTCATTGAGAATCCGATCAATTGGAAGAACGATCCTTGGTTCATGCGGCTGATCGTATCGGCGATCTTGTTCTTTCAATATTTTGGCTACTCCATGGTGATCTATCTTGCAGGGCTGCAGGGCATCGACCCTTCCTTGCAGGAAGCGGCCCAAATTGACGGCGCGGAGAAGAAGCATATCTTCCTTCACATCATCGTTCCTATGCTGCGCCCGATTATTTTGTTCCAGATTATTACGTCCATCATCGGCGGCATTCAAATCTTTGATCAGCCCTTTACACTGACGAACGGAACGGGGGGACCTGACCGGGCAGCCATGACAAGCATTATGTATCTGTACAATGTTGCTTTCCAAAGCACGCGTTTTGGTTATGGAGCAGCCATTGCCTTCTGCTTGTTCGTGATCATTATTTTGTTGTCGGTTGCCTCGTTCGTGATGACCAAACGCAAGAGCAGCTCATAA
- a CDS encoding carbohydrate ABC transporter permease, translated as MHTAKSLEQSMAYERKAKVNRLTPGKVLVYLFLIALAIICIIPFYLMLIYSTHNNATIASTFTFLPGSFLPDNYANMASKINIWRGFGNSIFIAGASTILSLYIGALTAFGFAKYKFKGRTWLFLFLLATMMVPGQLALIGMYRLFSTLGMLDSYAAIILPAAANAFNVFFIKQFIESSIPDEIIESSRVDGSGEFRTFNQIVLPILGPAVAALGIFTFIGSWNNFLTPLVLFFSLDKYPLPVLVALVQGYYGMDYGLLYLGVAISIVPIIIVFAVFSKQIIGSVALGAVKG; from the coding sequence ATGCATACGGCCAAATCATTAGAGCAAAGCATGGCTTATGAGAGAAAAGCAAAGGTGAATCGGCTGACACCCGGCAAAGTATTGGTCTATCTTTTTCTAATTGCGCTAGCCATTATTTGTATTATCCCGTTCTATCTCATGCTGATCTATTCTACCCATAACAATGCTACGATCGCGTCAACCTTCACCTTTCTTCCGGGTTCGTTCCTGCCCGACAATTATGCCAATATGGCTTCCAAGATCAACATTTGGCGGGGCTTCGGGAACAGCATCTTTATCGCAGGAGCTTCCACGATTCTCTCCCTGTATATCGGTGCCTTAACGGCTTTTGGATTTGCAAAATATAAATTTAAAGGCCGCACATGGCTGTTCCTGTTCCTGCTGGCGACGATGATGGTACCCGGACAGCTGGCGCTGATCGGGATGTATCGACTGTTCAGTACACTCGGCATGCTGGACAGCTATGCAGCCATCATATTGCCGGCGGCAGCCAATGCCTTCAACGTATTTTTCATCAAGCAATTCATCGAGAGCAGCATTCCGGATGAGATTATCGAGTCATCACGGGTTGATGGGAGCGGAGAGTTCAGAACCTTTAACCAGATTGTGCTGCCGATTCTTGGTCCTGCGGTAGCAGCGCTTGGCATATTTACGTTCATTGGCTCATGGAACAATTTCCTTACACCGCTTGTATTGTTCTTCTCACTGGATAAATATCCACTGCCGGTGCTCGTTGCACTGGTTCAGGGATATTACGGTATGGATTATGGACTCCTGTACTTGGGTGTCGCCATCTCGATTGTCCCTATTATTATCGTGTTCGCCGTGTTCTCTAAACAGATTATCGGCAGCGTTGCACTCGGGGCGGTAAAAGGTTAG
- a CDS encoding PH domain-containing protein produces the protein MGFLDGLLGNASQVNLAEVQKEFAALLAPNEQIERAYKLVRDLFIFTDKRLILVDKQGITGKKVEYHSIPYKSISHYSIETAGHFDMEAELKIYISSSTVPLQKTFNKNTNIYEVQSVLSHYILK, from the coding sequence ATGGGATTTTTAGATGGATTATTAGGAAATGCTTCACAAGTGAACTTGGCTGAAGTTCAAAAAGAATTTGCTGCTCTGCTGGCACCTAATGAGCAAATTGAGCGAGCGTATAAGCTTGTAAGAGACTTGTTTATTTTTACTGACAAAAGATTAATCCTTGTTGATAAACAAGGGATTACGGGCAAGAAGGTGGAATACCATTCGATCCCTTATAAGAGCATATCGCATTATTCCATTGAAACGGCAGGACACTTTGACATGGAAGCTGAACTTAAGATTTACATTTCCAGTTCTACCGTTCCGCTTCAAAAGACGTTTAATAAAAACACGAATATTTACGAGGTGCAGAGCGTTCTTTCTCATTATATTTTGAAATAA